One Megasphaera elsdenii DSM 20460 genomic window carries:
- a CDS encoding energy-coupling factor transporter transmembrane component T family protein produces the protein MLTDITLGQYFPGTSFLHKLDPRIKIVATMIFIIAIFFAHSLASYALVTAFVALSFAISRLPVKFILKSLKPLWVIIIFTMGVHIFTTPGDVLWQYGIFHITKEGLYQGALMTARLVFLIVFSSLLTYTTSPIVLTDGIEHLLNPFKRIGVPAHELAMMMTIALRFIPTLLEETDRIMKAQTARGANFTSGSLLQRGKNMIPLLVPLFVSAFRRADDLATAMEARCYRGGEGRTRMNELSYTYRDGIAMAAVLIVTAVLAAMRWL, from the coding sequence ATGCTCACTGATATTACGCTGGGCCAGTATTTTCCCGGCACGTCTTTCTTACATAAACTCGATCCGCGTATCAAGATCGTAGCTACGATGATTTTCATCATCGCCATCTTCTTTGCCCATTCCCTGGCCTCATATGCCCTGGTCACGGCTTTCGTCGCCTTGAGTTTTGCCATTTCCCGCCTGCCGGTGAAATTCATCCTCAAGTCCTTGAAGCCCCTGTGGGTCATCATCATCTTCACGATGGGCGTCCATATCTTCACGACGCCTGGCGATGTCCTCTGGCAGTACGGTATCTTCCACATCACCAAAGAAGGCCTGTACCAGGGGGCGCTCATGACGGCCCGCCTGGTCTTCCTCATCGTCTTTTCGTCGCTCCTGACCTATACGACGTCGCCAATCGTCCTGACCGACGGCATTGAACACCTGCTCAATCCTTTCAAGCGCATCGGCGTGCCGGCACACGAACTGGCCATGATGATGACCATCGCCCTGCGCTTCATTCCGACGCTCCTGGAAGAAACGGACCGCATCATGAAGGCCCAGACGGCGCGGGGGGCTAATTTTACCAGTGGCAGCCTCTTGCAGCGCGGCAAGAATATGATTCCCCTCCTGGTGCCGCTCTTCGTCAGCGCTTTCCGCAGGGCCGATGACCTGGCAACGGCGATGGAAGCCCGCTGCTATCGCGGCGGCGAAGGGAGGACGCGGATGAATGAATTGTCCTATACCTATCGCGACGGCATCGCCATGGCCGCCGTCCTGATTGTCACGGCCGTCCTGGCGGCTATGCGGTGGTTATGA
- a CDS encoding NADH peroxidase yields the protein MKKFVCGICGFVYEGTEAPEKCPQCGAPKEKFTELVAGVKEYADEHRVGVAKGVDERILEGLRLNFTGECSEVGMYLAMSRVADRQGYPEVAEAYKRIAFEEAEHAAKFAELLGEVVTDDTKTNLEMRAAAEQGACAGKKEIATLAKQLNLDAIHDTVHEMAKDEARHGRVFDGLLARYFAK from the coding sequence ATGAAAAAATTTGTATGCGGCATCTGCGGTTTTGTTTATGAAGGTACGGAAGCTCCGGAAAAGTGTCCTCAGTGCGGCGCTCCGAAAGAAAAATTCACGGAACTCGTCGCTGGCGTCAAAGAATACGCTGACGAACATCGCGTAGGCGTTGCTAAAGGCGTCGACGAACGCATCCTTGAAGGCCTCCGCCTCAACTTCACTGGTGAATGTTCCGAAGTCGGCATGTACCTCGCTATGAGCCGTGTCGCTGACCGCCAGGGCTATCCGGAAGTCGCAGAAGCTTACAAACGCATCGCTTTCGAAGAAGCTGAACACGCTGCTAAATTCGCTGAACTCCTCGGCGAAGTCGTTACCGACGACACCAAGACCAACCTCGAAATGCGTGCTGCTGCTGAACAGGGCGCTTGCGCAGGCAAGAAAGAAATCGCCACCCTCGCTAAACAGCTCAACCTCGACGCTATCCATGACACGGTTCATGAAATGGCAAAAGACGAAGCTCGCCACGGCCGTGTATTCGATGGCCTCCTGGCTCGTTACTTCGCAAAATAA
- a CDS encoding radical SAM protein, with amino-acid sequence MIPLNTLVHKAQKESVALLVNRIMAEKNPEDRKKTLKRLTTIMETFFGDLFEKESFDKARKLIDEDGKWFQFLNRALDTLNPNVVRTAVMDLGFESGFYGLRTRDAAKAKYHCNIPWAILFDPTSACNLHCIGCWAAEYGHTLNLSYEVMDKIVSQGKEVGCHFYLLTGGEPLVRKADILKLCRKHPDCEFHAFTNGTLIDDDFCQEVVKVGNLSFSLSVEGFREVNDSRRGPGVFDRVMHAMDLLRQYGIVFGTSICYTRKNIQTVTSDKFLDLLISKGAWFTWYFHYMPVGNDASIDLLPTPEQRAYMVRRIREIRSVKGGKPIFAIDFQNDGQFIDGCVAGGRNYCHINPNGDVEPCVFIHYSSANINDQDLIPCLQQPLFQEYAKGQPFNHNHLRPCPMLENPQALIDMVKRTGAKSTDMQSPESVEHLCAKCQAYAKHWQPAADKLWTDIIQADKKQTEQEIS; translated from the coding sequence ATGATACCCTTGAATACACTCGTACATAAAGCCCAAAAAGAATCGGTCGCCCTGCTGGTCAACCGCATCATGGCCGAAAAAAATCCCGAAGACCGCAAGAAAACCTTGAAACGCCTAACGACAATCATGGAAACGTTCTTCGGCGATTTATTTGAAAAAGAATCGTTCGACAAGGCCCGCAAGCTCATCGACGAAGATGGCAAGTGGTTCCAGTTCCTCAACCGCGCCTTGGACACCTTGAATCCCAATGTCGTCCGCACCGCCGTCATGGACCTCGGTTTTGAATCAGGCTTCTACGGCCTGCGCACGCGGGATGCAGCCAAAGCCAAATACCACTGCAACATCCCCTGGGCCATCCTCTTCGACCCGACGAGTGCCTGCAACCTGCACTGCATCGGCTGCTGGGCTGCGGAATACGGCCACACGCTGAACCTGTCTTATGAAGTCATGGACAAAATCGTAAGCCAGGGGAAAGAAGTCGGCTGTCATTTCTACCTCCTCACCGGCGGCGAACCGCTGGTCCGCAAGGCCGATATCCTGAAACTCTGCCGGAAGCATCCGGACTGTGAGTTCCACGCCTTCACGAACGGCACCCTCATCGACGACGATTTCTGCCAAGAAGTCGTCAAAGTCGGCAATCTGAGCTTCTCCCTCAGCGTCGAAGGCTTCCGCGAAGTCAATGACAGCCGCCGCGGCCCAGGCGTCTTCGACAGGGTCATGCATGCCATGGACCTGCTGCGCCAGTACGGCATCGTCTTCGGTACGTCGATCTGCTACACCCGCAAAAATATCCAGACCGTCACGTCGGACAAATTCTTGGACCTCCTCATCAGCAAAGGCGCCTGGTTCACTTGGTACTTCCACTACATGCCCGTCGGCAACGACGCTTCTATCGATTTATTGCCCACGCCGGAACAGCGGGCCTATATGGTACGCCGCATCCGTGAAATCCGCAGCGTCAAAGGCGGCAAGCCGATATTCGCCATCGACTTCCAGAACGACGGCCAATTCATCGACGGCTGTGTCGCCGGCGGCCGCAATTATTGCCATATCAATCCCAACGGCGACGTCGAACCGTGCGTCTTCATCCACTACTCCAGCGCCAACATCAACGACCAGGACCTCATCCCCTGTCTCCAGCAGCCCCTGTTCCAAGAATATGCCAAAGGACAGCCCTTCAACCATAATCACCTCCGCCCCTGCCCGATGCTGGAAAATCCCCAGGCCCTCATCGATATGGTCAAACGGACAGGCGCCAAATCGACAGACATGCAGTCCCCGGAATCGGTAGAACATCTCTGCGCCAAATGTCAGGCCTATGCCAAACATTGGCAGCCGGCAGCCGATAAATTATGGACTGACATCATCCAGGCCGATAAAAAACAGACAGAACAGGAAATCTCGTAA
- a CDS encoding LysR family transcriptional regulator, which produces MDFERREYEYVRKIAETGSFLAAADKLYITQPSLSQFIRRIERHIGAELFDRSHQPVTLTEAGRIYLDIEGQIQELCKVREQRIQDLGQTIGGTVRIGSSNYRSSTILAKAIPVINERYPHIDICLEEGTTRELEDFALQGKTDFSIVVRTAGHSDLEYVELFQEELLLAISPAWDLEREPLYDKKRHSRYPAFDYHSLDGHPFLVMKEGQELRHSFFSLVEALDISPTVALETTDMATAQTLAGIGVGAAIVPGGLAVANTPAVEPKYFSLRAYLDDWDVVLAYKRGRYLSKADKAVISVICDVAG; this is translated from the coding sequence ATGGATTTTGAAAGAAGAGAATATGAATATGTCCGTAAAATTGCCGAAACAGGGAGTTTCCTGGCGGCAGCAGACAAATTATATATCACCCAGCCGTCGTTGAGCCAGTTCATCCGCCGTATCGAGCGCCATATCGGAGCCGAACTCTTTGACCGTTCCCATCAGCCCGTGACCTTGACGGAAGCCGGGCGGATTTATCTGGACATCGAAGGACAGATACAGGAATTGTGTAAAGTACGGGAACAACGGATCCAGGATTTGGGGCAGACCATTGGCGGGACCGTGCGCATTGGCAGTTCCAATTATCGGAGTTCGACGATACTGGCCAAGGCGATCCCTGTCATCAATGAACGCTATCCGCATATCGATATCTGCCTGGAAGAAGGGACGACGCGGGAACTGGAAGATTTCGCCCTCCAAGGGAAGACGGATTTTTCCATCGTCGTCAGGACGGCCGGCCATTCGGATTTGGAATATGTTGAGCTTTTCCAGGAAGAACTGCTCCTGGCCATCTCACCGGCCTGGGACCTGGAACGGGAACCGCTGTATGATAAGAAGCGCCACTCCCGCTACCCGGCCTTTGATTATCATAGCCTTGACGGCCATCCTTTCCTGGTCATGAAAGAAGGGCAGGAACTGCGCCATTCCTTTTTTTCCCTTGTCGAAGCCCTGGATATATCGCCGACCGTGGCTCTGGAAACGACGGACATGGCCACGGCGCAGACCCTGGCCGGCATCGGCGTCGGCGCGGCTATCGTACCGGGCGGCCTGGCTGTAGCCAATACGCCGGCCGTGGAACCGAAGTATTTTTCCCTGCGGGCCTATTTGGACGATTGGGACGTCGTCCTGGCCTATAAGCGGGGACGCTATTTGTCCAAGGCGGACAAAGCCGTCATCAGCGTCATCTGCGATGTCGCTGGGTGA
- a CDS encoding energy-coupling factor transporter ATPase → MTEPMIKTDHLSHTYEDEDGKVVYALKDISLEIGKGEFVAIIGTNGSGKSTLAKHFNVLLTPTSGTCEVCGMRTDDPANIWKIRQHVGMVFQNPDNQIVAAVVEEDVAFGPENLGIPSDEIKARVSDALRRVNMTIYAKHGPHLLSGGQKQRVAIAGILAMQCDCIVLDEPTAMLDPVGRKEVMDTLHQLHDEGITIIIITHFMEEAVQADRVVVVDRAEMKMDGTPRDVFTHVKELKAMGLDVPVAAELAERLRQKGLDLPDSIITEEELGDALCRLS, encoded by the coding sequence ATGACAGAACCTATGATTAAAACGGATCATCTCAGCCATACCTATGAAGATGAAGACGGCAAGGTGGTCTATGCCTTGAAGGATATTTCCCTGGAAATTGGCAAGGGCGAATTTGTCGCCATCATCGGGACCAACGGTTCCGGCAAGTCGACGTTGGCCAAGCATTTCAATGTCCTCCTGACGCCGACGTCCGGCACGTGTGAAGTCTGCGGCATGCGGACCGATGACCCCGCCAATATCTGGAAGATACGCCAGCATGTGGGCATGGTCTTCCAGAATCCGGATAACCAGATCGTCGCCGCCGTCGTCGAAGAAGACGTGGCTTTTGGGCCGGAAAACCTGGGCATCCCGTCTGATGAAATCAAGGCCCGTGTCAGCGATGCCCTGCGCCGCGTCAATATGACTATTTATGCCAAACACGGGCCGCACCTCTTGAGCGGCGGCCAGAAGCAGCGCGTCGCCATTGCCGGTATCCTGGCCATGCAGTGTGACTGCATCGTCCTGGACGAACCGACGGCCATGCTTGACCCCGTCGGCCGCAAGGAAGTCATGGATACGCTCCATCAGCTCCATGACGAAGGCATTACCATCATCATCATCACTCATTTCATGGAAGAAGCCGTCCAGGCCGACCGCGTCGTCGTCGTCGACCGGGCCGAAATGAAGATGGACGGGACGCCGCGCGACGTCTTTACGCATGTCAAGGAACTGAAGGCTATGGGTCTCGACGTGCCCGTAGCTGCCGAACTGGCAGAACGGCTGCGCCAGAAAGGCCTTGATTTGCCGGATTCCATTATTACCGAGGAAGAATTAGGAGATGCATTATGTCGATTAAGTTAA
- a CDS encoding universal stress protein, giving the protein MKSYHHILVPIDGSDYAKQALQHAIDIAKLTGASITLLNVANMADIINQFSQMENTSELTIDELSATAQVNSTGLLKEFASLVPTSIPVQSLFELSAPEVSILQEQKALPADLICMGRGSKQPLKNFLLGSVSTYVITHAPCPVLLAHDEKKGPYRHILVPVDGSESSLQALKQAEILAKGDQASLTVLYVASISDSLHDTAVPDTMEPHKLQELAAHMRSKGHNAFLRCQEQLSSDLPLQCLYKIGSPGPVILQTAADIDTDLIVMGSRGLNRIQSVLLGSVGRYVASHSGLPVLIIR; this is encoded by the coding sequence ATGAAATCATATCATCATATCCTCGTCCCCATCGACGGGTCTGATTATGCAAAACAAGCCTTACAACATGCCATCGATATTGCCAAACTGACCGGCGCTTCGATTACGCTGCTGAACGTCGCCAATATGGCCGACATCATCAATCAGTTCAGTCAAATGGAAAATACGAGCGAATTGACAATAGACGAACTCTCCGCAACTGCTCAAGTCAACAGTACGGGCTTATTGAAAGAATTCGCCAGCCTGGTCCCGACGTCGATTCCGGTCCAATCCCTTTTTGAACTCAGTGCCCCGGAAGTATCGATTCTACAAGAACAAAAAGCTTTGCCAGCCGACCTCATCTGCATGGGCCGCGGCAGTAAACAGCCTCTCAAGAATTTCCTGCTCGGCAGTGTCAGCACCTATGTCATTACCCACGCACCGTGCCCGGTCCTCCTGGCTCACGACGAAAAGAAGGGGCCGTACCGTCACATCCTGGTACCCGTAGACGGCTCGGAATCATCGCTCCAGGCCCTGAAGCAGGCCGAAATCCTGGCCAAGGGAGATCAGGCTTCGCTGACCGTCCTTTACGTCGCCAGCATCAGCGACAGCCTGCACGATACAGCAGTCCCCGATACGATGGAACCGCATAAACTACAGGAACTGGCAGCCCACATGCGGTCCAAAGGCCATAACGCCTTCCTGCGCTGCCAGGAACAACTATCGTCTGACCTCCCCTTACAATGTCTTTATAAAATCGGCTCTCCCGGCCCGGTCATCTTGCAGACCGCAGCCGATATTGATACAGACCTCATCGTCATGGGCAGCCGCGGCCTGAACCGCATCCAAAGCGTCCTCTTAGGCAGCGTCGGCCGTTACGTGGCCTCTCATTCCGGTCTGCCCGTCCTCATCATCCGCTAA
- a CDS encoding energy-coupling factor transporter ATPase, translated as MSIKLSNVTYTYGIGTPFEKTALYDTDVEIHKGEFVGIIGHTGSGKSTLVQILNGLIKPTAGTVTVDGTDIGKKTKEAMAVRHKVGMVFQYPEYQLFEETIAKDIAFGPRNFGLSEDEVTERVKEAMDFVGLDYKTYADRSPFRLSGGQMRRVAIAGVIAIHPSYLILDEPSAGLDPIGRREIFSEIQRWHQEKGITVILVSHNMDDISRLASRLLVLSQGHIVLDGEPLDIFATQQRALHDAGVSVPPVTGVLQYLQGRGLAVDDRVRTVEEGAQAIFDCLKGGKGHAH; from the coding sequence ATGTCGATTAAGTTAAGCAATGTGACCTATACCTACGGAATCGGGACGCCTTTCGAGAAGACCGCCCTTTACGATACGGATGTCGAAATCCATAAAGGGGAATTTGTCGGCATCATCGGTCATACCGGCTCGGGCAAGTCGACGCTGGTCCAGATCCTCAACGGCCTCATCAAGCCGACGGCCGGGACCGTGACCGTCGACGGGACGGATATCGGCAAGAAGACGAAAGAAGCCATGGCCGTGCGCCACAAAGTGGGCATGGTCTTCCAGTACCCGGAATATCAGCTCTTTGAAGAAACGATTGCCAAAGACATCGCCTTCGGGCCGCGCAACTTCGGCCTGAGCGAAGACGAAGTGACAGAACGGGTCAAAGAAGCGATGGACTTCGTCGGCCTCGATTACAAGACCTATGCCGACCGCTCGCCGTTCCGCCTGAGCGGCGGCCAGATGCGCCGCGTTGCCATTGCCGGCGTCATCGCCATCCACCCGTCGTATCTCATCCTGGACGAACCGTCGGCCGGACTGGATCCCATCGGCCGGCGGGAAATCTTTTCAGAAATCCAGCGCTGGCATCAGGAGAAGGGCATTACGGTCATCTTAGTCTCCCATAATATGGACGATATTTCCCGCCTGGCCAGCCGCCTGCTGGTCTTGTCCCAGGGCCATATCGTCCTCGACGGCGAACCGCTGGATATCTTTGCGACCCAGCAGCGCGCCTTGCACGATGCCGGTGTATCCGTGCCGCCCGTCACGGGAGTGCTCCAATACCTCCAGGGACGGGGCCTTGCCGTCGACGACCGGGTCCGGACCGTCGAAGAAGGGGCACAGGCTATTTTCGACTGCCTGAAAGGAGGCAAGGGCCATGCTCACTGA
- a CDS encoding TVP38/TMEM64 family protein — protein sequence MNDKYLGWLLHIGGGLLVIVMFLSIQLMAPDFYSIMWHLTVSGDLDGLADYIASFGFYAIGISIFMIAFVNAIGLPSIPFLTVNGIIFGLIPGIIISWIGEVIGIEISFRLTRTLLRKQAQKVISKSKMLEKLDSYSCIKTVMMGRAIPYAPNVVVTAFSALSHISYRDHFIANFFGKMPAVLVEVWLGHDLLRIQEHWGRLLILLALVSIIYGIIWWRKRHIKKNRYHSGM from the coding sequence ATGAATGATAAATATTTAGGCTGGCTCCTTCATATCGGCGGGGGTCTGCTCGTCATCGTGATGTTTTTGTCGATTCAGCTCATGGCACCTGATTTTTATTCCATCATGTGGCATCTGACTGTCAGCGGCGACTTGGATGGGTTAGCCGATTACATTGCTTCTTTTGGCTTCTATGCTATCGGCATCAGTATTTTCATGATTGCCTTTGTCAATGCCATTGGCCTGCCGTCCATTCCTTTCTTGACGGTCAATGGGATCATTTTCGGCCTCATCCCGGGCATCATCATTTCCTGGATTGGGGAAGTCATCGGCATTGAAATCAGTTTCCGTCTGACTCGGACGCTGCTCCGCAAACAGGCACAGAAAGTCATTTCCAAGAGCAAGATGCTGGAAAAACTCGATTCCTATAGCTGCATCAAGACAGTCATGATGGGCCGGGCCATCCCGTATGCGCCGAATGTCGTCGTCACTGCTTTCAGTGCCTTGAGCCATATTTCTTACCGTGACCATTTCATTGCCAACTTCTTTGGCAAGATGCCGGCTGTCCTGGTCGAAGTCTGGCTGGGCCATGATCTCCTGCGCATCCAGGAACATTGGGGCCGCCTGCTCATCCTGCTGGCCCTGGTATCTATCATCTACGGTATCATCTGGTGGCGCAAACGCCACATAAAAAAAAACCGCTATCATAGCGGAATGTAA
- the trpD gene encoding anthranilate phosphoribosyltransferase: MMLTSLLKTITKGKDLNQRESSIVMEQIMEGTISDVQLAGFLAALTTKGASEEEITAFARTMRQYSMHVPCTMDVFDIVGTGGGRTKTFNISTTASFVIAAGGVRVAKHGNRAKTSRSGSADVLEALGANIFLSPESCLDMLQQIGLCYFYTRYYYYMMKRIDAVREQLGIYTVFDVLRPLTNPAHAVYEILGVNAPHLVEPMAHVLAALGVRHGMVVYGQDGSDEISASAATTICEFTPESFSTYEIRPEDFNLPRASRDELRGGLPKHNAAITRAVLDGHKGGARTAVLLNAGAGLYVGGSVLNLYAGIRKAARLIDSGLARQKLDDFLVLSQRLGQAEKVKLIADREPEDMV, from the coding sequence ATGATGCTGACCAGTTTACTGAAAACCATTACTAAGGGAAAGGACCTTAACCAGCGGGAAAGTTCCATCGTCATGGAGCAGATTATGGAAGGGACGATTTCTGATGTCCAGTTGGCCGGTTTTTTAGCAGCCTTGACGACGAAAGGCGCGTCGGAAGAAGAAATCACGGCTTTTGCCCGGACTATGCGGCAATATAGTATGCACGTTCCCTGCACGATGGACGTCTTCGATATCGTCGGTACTGGCGGCGGCCGGACTAAGACCTTCAATATCTCGACGACGGCATCGTTCGTCATCGCCGCCGGCGGCGTCCGCGTCGCCAAGCATGGCAATCGGGCCAAGACGTCTCGCAGCGGGTCGGCCGATGTCCTGGAGGCCTTGGGGGCCAATATCTTCCTCAGTCCCGAAAGTTGTCTGGACATGCTCCAACAGATCGGCCTTTGTTATTTTTATACGCGGTATTACTACTACATGATGAAACGCATCGATGCTGTCCGCGAACAGTTGGGCATTTATACTGTCTTCGATGTCCTGCGGCCTTTGACCAATCCGGCTCACGCCGTATATGAGATCCTCGGCGTCAATGCACCGCATCTGGTCGAGCCCATGGCTCATGTCCTGGCTGCCCTCGGTGTCCGTCACGGCATGGTTGTCTATGGCCAGGATGGCAGTGATGAAATTTCGGCGTCTGCGGCGACGACGATCTGTGAATTTACGCCGGAATCGTTTTCGACGTATGAAATCAGGCCGGAAGATTTCAACCTGCCCAGGGCTTCGCGCGATGAACTGCGCGGCGGCCTGCCGAAGCATAACGCGGCCATTACCCGTGCCGTCCTCGATGGACACAAGGGCGGGGCCCGGACGGCAGTCCTCCTCAACGCAGGCGCTGGCCTCTACGTCGGCGGCAGCGTCCTCAATCTCTATGCCGGCATCCGCAAGGCGGCCCGCCTCATCGACAGCGGCCTGGCCCGGCAGAAGCTCGACGACTTCCTCGTCCTGAGCCAGCGCCTGGGACAGGCGGAAAAAGTGAAGCTCATAGCAGACAGGGAACCGGAAGATATGGTATAA
- the truA gene encoding tRNA pseudouridine(38-40) synthase TruA yields MKKNICLVVAYDGTDFHGFQRQTNAESIQRCLEQGLSAIFRTPITIYGAARTDAGVHARGQVVNFYGQGSIPTEKIPYAMKGYLPPEIAVLSAKEMPDRFSVRHDNVGKHYRYSIDNNRMHDPFLLRYAWFIRKPLDRQAMREGAAILLGTHDFSAFEGQNTTPMNPVKTMYSITLHERGHVLDIDVVGDGFLYHMVRNIAGGLVDLGLHRLTPDRFREILEGGDRTQLGATAPAQGLCLEKVFYEERELKQRIAELEEE; encoded by the coding sequence ATGAAGAAGAATATCTGCCTCGTCGTTGCCTATGATGGCACCGATTTCCACGGCTTCCAGCGCCAGACCAATGCCGAATCGATCCAGCGCTGCCTCGAGCAGGGGCTGTCGGCTATTTTCCGGACACCCATCACCATTTACGGCGCCGCCCGCACCGATGCCGGCGTCCATGCCCGCGGCCAGGTCGTCAACTTCTACGGCCAGGGCTCGATTCCGACGGAAAAGATTCCGTATGCCATGAAGGGCTATTTGCCGCCGGAAATTGCCGTCTTATCGGCTAAAGAGATGCCGGACCGCTTCAGCGTCCGCCATGATAATGTCGGCAAGCACTATCGCTATTCCATCGACAATAACCGCATGCACGACCCTTTCCTCCTGCGCTATGCCTGGTTCATCCGCAAACCCCTGGACCGGCAGGCCATGCGCGAAGGCGCGGCTATCCTCTTGGGGACGCATGATTTTTCGGCGTTTGAAGGCCAGAATACGACGCCCATGAATCCCGTCAAGACCATGTACTCTATTACCCTTCACGAGCGGGGCCATGTCCTCGACATCGACGTCGTCGGCGACGGCTTCCTCTACCACATGGTACGCAACATCGCCGGAGGCCTCGTCGACCTGGGACTCCACCGCCTGACGCCGGACCGCTTCCGGGAAATCCTGGAAGGTGGCGACCGGACCCAGCTGGGAGCGACGGCACCAGCCCAGGGCCTGTGCCTGGAAAAAGTTTTTTACGAAGAACGGGAATTGAAACAGCGCATTGCCGAGTTAGAGGAAGAATGA